TCAGGTATGGGTGAGTCCGGTGAAAGCGCCATGTATTCATCAACTGATGCTACTGATTCAGGTGATGAGGGTCTACCTCTCTCTGAAAAGAGTGTCAAGAAGATGTCAGAAAGATCATATTCATCATCTGACAATACTGATGCAGGTGATGATGATCTGCTTCCTGCCATAAACAGAGTTGGTTCTGGGAAATATTGTAAGTATTGTGGTAGAGGAGAGTCTGGAGACAGACATCTATACTCATCCACTGATGCTGTAGATTCAGGTGAGTCTGGTCTCTGCCAAAATGCCAAAGTCTCAGATAGTATGTATTCCATTTCGGAAGTGCCTGAAATCACTGATTCAGGTGATGAtgatctatatctatatacagaAGATGTAACAAATTCAGGTATTGCCTGTCTGAACTCAGGTATGGGTGAATCAGGTGATAGTGCCCTGTATTCATCTACAGATGCTATTGATTCAGGTGATGAGGGTCTATCCTCAAAAAGTATTGAGCCATATAAGAATAACTCTGTTTCATATTCCATATTTGAGCATATTGATTCAGGTGACGCTGACCTGTATCCTGACATAAACAGAGTTGGTTCTGGGAAATACTGTAAATAGTGTGGTAGAGGAGAGTCTGGAGACAGACATCTATACTCATCCACTGATGCTGTAGATTCAGGAGAAGATGATCTGATGTTTGTCAGTAGCATGGCTGATTCAGGTGACATGGGTCTATACTCTGATAAAGACTCAGGTGATAGGGGTCTTTCCTCTGTATCTGATATTATTGACTCAGGTGAGTCTGGTCTCTTCTCATCAAAGACCGACTCAGAAATGAGTGGTGTATATTCAATATCTGAATCAACTGATTCAGGTGATGATGACCTGTACCCAATAGTTGAAATAGCAGATTCAGGTAACACCTGTCTAAACTCAGGTACGGGTGAATCAGGTGACAGTGCCCTGTATTCATCTACAGATGCTACTGATTCAGGTGATGCAGGTCTATTCTCAAAAAGCATTGAGGCATATAAGAATAACTCTGTTTCAGATTCCATATCTGAGCATATTGATTCAGGCGATGCTGATCTATTCCCTGTCCCTAGTGTGGTAGTTTCGTGCTGTGTGTACTGGGGTACTGGGGAGTCTGGTGACAGAGCTCTAAACTCATCTACTGATGCCGTTGAATCAGGAGAGTCTGGTCTATCTTCAATCTCAGAAATCAGAGGAGTGTATTCTGTTTCAGACTCTGATTCATAATCTGTCAATGATTCAGGGGATGAGGACCTATATCCAATCATTGAAACGATAGACTCTCTTAATGCCTGTCTAAACTCAGGTATGGGTGACTCAGGTGATAGCGCCCTGTATTCATCTATAGATGCTATTGAATCAGGTGATGAGGGTCTATCCTCAAAGAGCGTTGAGACACAAAATAATAACTCATTTTCAAATTCCTCATCTGACAATACCGATGAAGGTGACGGGGATCTGCTTCCTGTCATAAATATGGTTGGTTCTGGGAAATATTGTAGGTATTGTGGTAGAGGAGAGTCTGGAGACAGACACCTGTACTCATCCACTGATGCTGTAGATTCAGGAGAAGATGATCTGATGTTTGTCAGTAGCATGACTGATTCAGGTGACATGGGTCTATACTCTGATAAAGACTCAGGTGATAGGGGTCTTTCCTCTGTATCTGATACTATTGACTCAGGTGAGTCTGGTCTTGATTCAATAAAGAATACCTCAGAAATTAAAGGTGCATATTCAATATCTGAAGTCACTGATTCAGGTGATGAGGATCTATATCCAATAGAATATGTAACAGATTCAGGTAATTCTTGTCTAAACTGAGGAATGGGTGAGTCAGGAGTCAAGGACCTGTATTCATCTACAGATGCCATTGAGTCAGGTGAGCCTGGTCTCTGCCAAAAGGCAAAAGCCTCAGATAGTATATGTCCAATTTCTTCTGATTTCACTGAATCAGGTGACGATGGTCTGCTTCCGGCCATAAACATTGTTGGTTCTGGGAAATATTGTAAATATTGTGGAATTGGTGAGTCTGGAGATAAAGATCTATGCTCATCCATTGACTTCACTGACTCAGGAGAATCTGATCTTAACCCACTCTCGGTTGATAACATTTTACTTAATTGTTCTGATTTCTGTACATTCTCTATTGTACTCCCACAATACTCAAACATACCTGTTTTACTAGCAAAGGTTTCTCCTACGTATTGGGGGTCATGTATTGGAGAGATCAGCTTCCAACGGTCTGCATCGTACACAAGTTTGTAAATGGGCACTCGTATGACTGATTCTGATGGTGAATGGGCATATTCAATATCTGAAGTCACTGACTCAGGTGACGACGATCTACATTCAACAAAATATTCAAGTATATTCTGTCTAAACTCAGGTATGGGTGAGTCAGGTGACAGTGCCCTGTATTCATCTACAGATGCTACTGAATCAGGTGATGCGGGTCTATTCTCAAAAAGCATTGAAGTAAATGAGAATAACTCAGTTTCATGTTCCAAATCTGACAATACTGATACAGGTGACGATGATCTGCTTCCTGTAATAAACATGGTTGGTTCTGGGAAATATTGTAGGTATTGTGGTAGAGGAGAGTCTGGAGACAGACACCTGTACTCATCCACTGATGCTGTAGATTCAGGAGAAGATGATCTGATGTTTGTCAGTAGCATGGCTGATTCAGGTGACATGGGTCTATACTCTGATAAAGACTCAGGTGATAGGGGTCTTTCCTCTGTATCTGATATTATTGACTCAGGTGAGTCTGGTCTCTTCTCATCAAAGACCGACTCAGAAATGAGTGGTGTATATTCAATATCTGAATCAACTGATTCAGGTGATGATGACCTGTATCCAATAGCTGAAATAGCAGATTCAGGTAACACCTGTCTAAACTCAGGTATGGGTGACTCAGGTGACAGTGCCCTGTATTTATCTACAGATGCTACTGATTCAGGTGATGCGGGTCTATCCTCAAAAAGCATTGAGGCATATAAGAATAACTCTGTTTCAGATTCCATATCTGAGCATATTGATTCAGGCGATGCTGATCTATTCCCTGTCCCTAGTGTGGTAGGTTCGTGCTGTGTGTACTGGGGTACTGGGGAGTCTGGTGACAGAGCTCTAAACTCATCTACTGATGCCGTTGAATCAGGAGAGTCTGGTCTATCTTCAATCTCAGAAATCAGAGGAGTGTATTCTGTTTCAGACTCTGTTTCATAATCTGTCAATGATTCAGGGGATGAGGACCTATATCCAATCATTGAAACGATAGACTCTCTTAATGCCTGTCTAAACTCAGGTATGGGTGACTCAGGTGATAGCGCCCTGTATTCATCTATAGATGCTATTGAATCAGGTGATGAGGGTCTATCCTCAAAAAGCGTTGAGGCACAAAAGAATAACTCATTTTCAAATTCCTCATCTGACAATACTGATGAAGGTGACGAGGATCTGCTTCCTGTCATAAATATGGTTGGTTCTGGGAAATATTGTAGGTATTGTGGTAGAGGAGAGTCTGGAGACAGACACCTGTACTCATCCACTGATGCTGTAGATTCAGGAGAAGATGATCTGATGTTTGTCAGTAGCATGGCTGATTCAGGTGACATGGGTCTATACTCTGATAAAGACTCAGGAGATAGGGGTCTTTCCTCTGTATCTGATATTATTGACTCAGGTGAGTCTGGTCTCTTCTCATCAAAGACCGACTCAGAAATGAGTGGTGTATATTCAATATCTGAATCAACTGATTCAGGTGATGATGACCTGTATCCAATAGCTGAAAAAGCAGATTTAGGTAAAATCTGTCTAAACTCAGGTATGGGTGAATCAGGTGACAGTGCCCTGTATTCATCTACAGATGCTACTGATTCAGGTGATGCGGGTCTATCCTCAAAAAGCATTGAGGCATATAAGAATAACTCTGTTTCAGATTCCATATCTGAGCATATTGATTCAGGCGATGCTGATCTATTCTCTGTCCCTAGTGTGGTAGTTTCGTGCTGTGTGTACTGGGGTACTGGGGAGTCTGGTGACAGAGCTCTAAACTCATCTACTGATGCCGTTGAATCAGGAGAGTCTGGTCTATCTTCAATCTCAGAAATCAGAGGAGTGTATTCTGATTCAGACTCTGTTTCATAATCTGTCAATGATTCAGGGGATGAGGACCTATATCCAATCATTGAAACGATAGACTCTCTTAATGCCTGTCTAAACTCAGGTATGGGTGACTCAGGTGATAGCGCCCTGTATTCATCTATAGATGCTATTGAATCAGGTGATGAGGGTCTATCCTCAAAGAGCGTTGAGACACAAAAGAAAAACTCATTTTCAAATTCCTCATCTGACAATACCGATGAAGGTGACGAGGATCTGCTTCCTGTCATAAATATGGTTGGTTCTGGGAAATATTGTAGGTATTGTGGTAGAGGAGAGTCTGGAGACAGACACCTGTACTCATCCACTGATGCTGTAGATTCAGGAGAAGATGATCTGATGTTTGTCAGTAGCATGACTGATTCAGGTGACATGGGTCTATACTCTGATAAAGACTCAGGTGATAGGGGTCTTTCCTCTGTATCTGATATTATTGACTCAGGTGAGTCTGGTCTTGATTCAATAAAGAATACCTCAGAAATTAAAGGTGCATATTCAATATCTGAAGTCACTGATTCAGGTGATGAGGATCTATATCCAATAGAATATGTAACAGATTCAGGTAATTCTTGTCTAAACTGAGGAATGGGTGAGTCAGGAGTCAAGGCCCTGTATTCATCTACAGATGCCATTGAGTCAGGTGAGCCTGGTCTCTGCCAAAAGGCAAAAGCCTCAGATAGTATATGTCCAATTTCTTCTGATTTCACTGAATCAGGTGACGATGGTCTGCTTCCGGCCATAAACATTGTTGGTTCTGGGAAATATTGTAAATATTGTGGAATTGGTGAGTCTGGAGATAAAGATCTATGCTCATCCATTGACTTCACTGACTCAGGAGAATCTGATCTTAACCCACTCTCGGTTGATAACATTTTACTTAATTGTTCTGATTTCTGTACATTCTCTATTGTACTCCCACAACACTCAAACATACCTGTTTTACTAGCAAAGGTTTCTCCTACGTATTGGGGGTCATGTATTGGAGAGATCAGCTTCCAACGGTCTGCATCGTACACAAGTTTGTAAATGGGCACTCGTATGACTGATTCTGATGGTGAATGGGCATATTCAATATCTGAAGTCACTGACTCAGGTGACGACGATCTACATTCAACAAAATATTCAAGTATATTCTGTCTAAACTCAGGTATGGGTGAGTCAGGTGACAGTGCCCTGTATTCATCTACAGATGCTATTGAATCAGGTCTATCCTCAAAAAGCATTGAGGTAAATGAGAATAACTCAGTTTCATGTTCCAAATCTGACAATACTGATACAGGTGACGATGATCTCCTTCCTGTTAAAAATATGGTTGGTTCTGGAAAATATTGTAGGTATTGTGGTAGAGGAGAGTCTGGAGACAGACACCTGTACTCATCCACTGATGCTGTAGATTCAGGAGAAGATGATCTGATGTTTGTCAGTAGCATGGCTGATTCAGGTGACATGGGTCTATACTCTGATAAAGACTCAGGTGATAGGGGTCTTTCCTCTGTATCTGATATTATTGACTCAGGTGAGTCTGGTCTCTTCTCATCAAAGACTGACTCAGAAATGAGTGGTGTATATTCAATTTCTGAATCAACTGATTCAGGTGACGATGATCTGTATCCAATGGTTGAAAAAGCAGATTTAGGTAAAATCTGTCTAAACTCAGGTATGGGTGAATCAGGTGACAGTGCCCTGTTTTCATCTACAGATGCTACTGATTCAGGTGATGCGGGTCTATCCTCAAAAAGCATTGAGGCATATAAGAATAACTCTGTTTCAGATTCCATATCTGAGCATATTGATTCAGGCGATGCTGATCTATTCCCGGTCACTAGTGTAGTAGTTTCGTGCTGTGTGTACTGGGGTACTGGGGAGTCTGGTGACAGAGCTCTAAACTCATCTACTGATGCCGTTGAATCAGGAGAGTCTGGTCTATCTTCAATCTCAGAAATCAGAGGAGTGTATTCTGATTCAGACTCTGTTTCATAATCTGCCAATGATTCAGGGGATGAGGACCTATATCCAATCATTGAAACGATAGACTCTCTTAATGCCTGTCTAAACTCAGGTATGGGTGACTCAGGTGATAGCGCCCTGTATTCATCTATAGATGCTATTGAATCAGGTGATGAGGGTCTATCCTCAAAGAGCGTTGAGGCACAAAAGAATAACTCATTTTCAAATTCCTCATCTGACAATACTGATGAAGGTGATGAGGATCTGCTTCCTGTCATAAATATGGTTGGTTCTGGGAAATATTGTAGGTATTGTGGTACAGGAGAGTCTGGAGACAGACATCTATACTCATCCACTGATGCTGTAGATTCAGGTGAGTCTGGTCTCTGCCAAAATGCCAAAGTCTCAGATAGTATGTATTCCATTTCGGAAGTGCCTGAAATCACTGATTCAGGTGATGAtgatctatatctatatacagaAGATGTAACAAATTCAGGTATTGCCTGTCTGAACTCAGGTATGGGTGACTCAGGTGATAGTGCCCTGTATTCATCTACAGATGCTATTGATTCAGGTGATGAGGGTCTATCCTCAAAAAGCATTGAGGCATATAAGAAAAACTCTGTTTCATATTCCATATTTGAGCATATTGATTCAGGTGACGCTGACCTGTATCCTGACATAAACAGAGTTGGTTCTGGGAAATATTGTAGGTATTGTGGTAGAGGAGAGTCTGGAGACAGACATCTATACTCATCCACTGATGCTGTAGATTCAGGAGAAGATGATCTGATGTTTGTCAGTAGCATGACTGATTCAGGTGACATGGGTCTATACTCTGATAAAGACTCAGGTGATAGGGGTCTTTCCTCTGTATCTGATATTATTGAATCAGGTGAGTCTGGTCTCTTCTCATCAAAGACCGACTCAGAAATGAGGGGTGTATATTCAATATCTGAATCAACTGATTCAGGTGATGATGACCTGTACCCAATAGTTGAAATAGCAGATTCAGGTAACACCTGTCTAAACTCAGGTATGGGTGAATCAGGTGACAGTGCCCTGTATTTATCTACAGATGCTATTGATTCAGGTGAGTCTGGTCTTTGCCATAAGGCAAATGCCTCAGATAGTATATATTCCATTTCTGAAGTACCCGAAGTCACTGATTCAGGTGATGATGACCTTGTAGTTGAGAAAGCAGATTCAGGTAATGCCTGTCTAAACTCAGGTATGGGAGAGTCAGGGGACAGTGGTCTATGCTCATTGACTGATCCTATAGATTCAGGAGAGGAAGTTCTAGTGTCAATACCCAGAACTATTGAATATTTTGAGTCAACTACTTCAACTTCAGCATCAGATACTGATTCAGGTGACAATGATCTATGATATGATTGAGCAGTTTCAAGGAAGAATAGTGAATATTGGGGTATGGGGGAATCTGGGGATGAAGATTGACATGCTTTCAATGACTTCACTGACTCTGACGAATCTGATCTCAAAGCAGACATTATCTTAACTGACTCAGGTGAGAGCGTATATTCAGACTCAGAATCAGGTGAGAGTGGTCTGTCCTCGGTAACCTCAGTTGATGAAGTTTGATTTTCTCTTTCTGCTGTCTGCACATACTCTATGATACTCTCAGCATACTCAAACATACCAGTTTTAGGGGTTTCCCCTACATACTGGGGATCATGTATTGGAGAGACCAGCTTCCAAAGCTCTGCATCGTACTTAAGTTTGTATACTGGCACTCTTATTACTGATGGAGGGACATGTATACCTTCATCAGATACTGTTATTGGTGACACAGATGGTTCTTTTGGAGTTTGGGCTAAATCAGGTACTGACAGTCCTTTCTGAGTTTCAGGTTTTCTCGATTCAGGAAATAATTGGGGTGTGGAGTTGAATATTATTAGTGGACTTTCAGGGACATCTACACCTGATTCAGTTACTGTTACTGGTGACACACAAGGTACCATGTCTTGGTCTTTTGAAAGTGAGCTATGCTCAGGTGATAAGGGTCTATTTTCAATAGCTGCAAATCTTGAATCAAATATCTCAGAAACCTCATCATCTGGTAACGATTCAGGTGACGATGATCTATGTTGAAACTGAACAGCTTCACAGAACAATGGTGAATATTTGGGTACAGGGGAATCTGGTGATAATGATCTATTCATTGTTCCTGTTGATCCAGGGGATGTTGTTTTAATATCCTTCAACAACATTAGTGACGAAGATGACATGGGTCTATACTCTGATAATGACTCAGGCTTAGAGTCCGACTCCTCAACTGGAGAATCTATTGACAACGATTTATTTTCAGGTTCGGTTGTCTCTTCATACTCTATTCCTTGTCCAGCATACTCAAACACACCTGTTTTACTACAGTCAGTTTCTCCTACATATTGTGGGTCATTTATTTGAGAGATAAGCTTCCAAAGCTCTGCATCATACACAAGTCTGTATTCGGGCACTAGTATTGCTGATGGAGGGACATGTATACCTGATTCAGATACTGTTATTGGTGACACAGATGAAGGTTGAGCTAAGTCAGGTACTGATAGTCCTTTTTGAGGTTCAGGTTGACTAAATTCAAGTAATGGTGCAGTTGCGGACTCGGTTAATATTGGTGGACGTTCAGGGACATTTATACCTGATTCAGTTACAGTTATTGGTGACACACATAGTACCATGTCTTGATCTTCTGAAGGTTGAGCTACATCACTATTTGCTGATAGACCTTCATGAGATTCAGGTTTAGTAGATTCAGGTTTTGCTGGTTTAGGTGCAGTTACAACTTCTGCAGGTTTCGTTGGAGGTTGGTTTGTAAAATGTAATACAGACTCAGATAACGGTTTTACAGCAGGAATTTCGGTCACTGATTCAGATGCTGCCTCAGTTTCGGAGGACTTTGATTTTCGTTTTTTTGTTGACGATGGATTGAGTTTTGTTTTGCCCTTTTCAGTAGACCGCTGTATATCTAGCTGTATATTTTGCATGTCTGTTGAATTAGCAGGTTCTGACATTACAGGGTTAGGTTCAATAGTGTCAAGTGATTCTGCTGTCAATTTGTCATTTTCTGGAACAAGTGTCGTAGATTTTGGCAACTTCACTTTGGTCACAGATGGAGAAACAAGGGGTTTAGAGGATTTCGATTTAGTCAATGCTGAATACGTTATCTCCTTTTCAAAGTCTAAAGCTTCAGGTGAATCTGATCTATGCTCTGTACCTATAGACTGCAGAGACATTGGAACATATTTAGTGTCTGATGATACTGATTCAGGTGAAGAAGATCTATGATCAACAATAGAGTCTGGTAATATGTGCCAAAACTGAGGTATAGGTGAGTCAGGTGATAGCGCTCTATATTCATCTATTGATGCTATTGATTCAGGTGATGAAGGTCTATCCTTATAAAGTAATGAAAGTAATGGTGCAGTTTCATAATCTATATCTGAAAATATAGATTCAGATGATGATGATCTACAAATCTTCACTAAAGCAATGGGTTCCGATTGCCAAAATTGTGGAATTGGTGAATCTGGAGACAGAGATCTGTGTTCATCTACTGATCCTGTAGATCCAGGTGATGATGCTTTGATATCGTTCAGTAACATCAGTGATGTAGGTGACATGGGTCTATACTCTGATAAAGACTCAGCTGACAGGGGTCTTTCCTCTGTATCTGATACTATTAACTCAGGTGAGTCTGGTCTCTGCCAAAAGGCAAAAGCCCCCAATAGTATACATTCAGTTTCTGAAGTCACTGAAGTCTCTGAAGTCTCTGATTCAGGTGAATATGACCTACACCCTGTAGTGGAGATAACCGATTCAGGTAATGGCTGTCTAAACTCAGGTATGGGAGAATCAGGGGATAGTGATCTATGCTCATTGACTGATCCAGTAGATTCAGGTGATGATGCACTCTTCTCTAAATACTCACTGCCCGGGGATATCGCTCTGGCAAACTCTCCCCTGTTAGGAACCATAGGTGTCAAGGGCCTGTCCTCTGCATCTGCTAGCCCTGGTGCTAGTAGACTACATGCAGCTCCAGGGGCACTTAGGAACATTCGTCCTGGGTCATAAGGTGGTAATTCTGCAGTTTCCCATTCAACCTCAGGGGGcggtagaggagacaggggtcTAAACTGAGGTATGGGCGAGCCAGGCAAGAGAAGACTTAGTTCAGTATCGGATGACAGTGACTCGGGAGATGAGGCTCTACTCTCAGTCAACAGTATGGATGAATCAGGTGTTGACGGGCGATACTCGGGTATATGTGAGTCAGTTGATTGGGACCCAGACCTATCATCTGATGTCACTGACTCTGGCAAAGATGATCGATCATGCACTACAAATGTAGTAGCATACTCAGATGCTGAGTCAGGGGATAAAGACAAAGGCATGGCTAACTCAGATGAGACTGTATTAGAGGCTCCCTCCTGACTTGAAGGCTTATGTTCAGGTAAGGTTATCTCAAAGCTGTACTCTACACCAGTTATAACAGATTTGGCTGATTTGGAGTCAGACACTGGAGGAGCTGACACCTCTCCTGGGGTCTCAGCAGTTGAGTCATGTGACATCTGGATAAATGCAGTGCTGACAATGGATTCTACTGGGACCGACTCCGAAATCTGAGTGGTTCTTGACACGTCTGATGATGTCTGAGCTATTGTCTGTGATTCCTTACCCACCCCAAAGGTGATAGACTCTAGGGTAATGGGACTGATATCTACAGGGCTGAGATGTAGCTCAGTGGAGATAGCTTCCTGGTCAAGAGTAGCCTGGTCTACATCAATCAAAAGCATGGA
The sequence above is a segment of the Coregonus clupeaformis isolate EN_2021a chromosome 19, ASM2061545v1, whole genome shotgun sequence genome. Coding sequences within it:
- the LOC121554287 gene encoding dentin sialophosphoprotein; this translates as MGTRMTDSDGEWAYSISEVTDSGDDDLHSTKYSSIFCLNSGMGESGDSALYSSTDATESGDAGLFSKSIEVNENNSVSCSKSDNTDTGDDDLLPVKNMVGSGKYCRYCGRGESGDRHLYSSTDAVDSGEDDLMFVSSMADSGDMGLYSDKDSGDRGLSSVSDIIDSGESGLFSSKTDSEMSGVYSISESTDSGDDDLYPMVEKADLGKICLNSGMGESGDSALFSSTDATDSGDAGLSSKSIEAYKNNSVSDSISEHIDSGDADLFPVTSVVVSCCVYWGTGESGDRALNSSTDAVESGESGLSSISEIRGVYSDSDSVS